GTGTATTTAACAGAGATTTAAATAAATTTTACAGCATAGATGCGTCGACTAAGAAAGATACCTATAGCAATTTGGGGATTTACGATGATAAAGGTGAGCTTTTAAAGGCTCAGCCAGGAATTTCACAAGCAGCCTGTGAATTGAGACCAGTTGATATAGATAAGGATGGTTCCTATGAGCTTATAGGAATTCAAAGCTTATCAGGAATTTCTGAGAAGGATGTAGTCGGCTATGCAAAATCCTTGTGGAAGTTTAATGATAATAAGCTGAAGCTATTATCATTGGAAATTATACCATATGCAAAGCCTGGAAGCTCAGAGAATATGGAAAGCATAGTGCCTGTTAGCGGCTTAATTTATAGATTTTTAAAACCTGAACATCATTAATTTTGATGCAGGTTTTATTTTTTCAAAATTTTTAATAAATAATGTGTTATAAAGTAAGTTTTGTGGTAAAATTTATATTAAAATTATTTTACTAGGGAATTAAGAAATAATAATTCTTAACCTAATTAGGTACTACAAGGGGGGCTATTATGTACTACGGAGAAAAAGTAAAACTAAGAGCTTATAAAAGAGAGGATGTTCCTCTTGCTTGTGAGTATATGAATGATGCTGAACTTAAAGCTCATCTAGGAACCGATGTTCCATTTCCTATGACCTTTGACCAAGAGCTGAGATGGTATGAAAGCCTTGCAACAGCAAAGGACAACTATAACTTTGCAATAGAAGATTTAGAAACAGGAAAATATATTGGCGGCTGTGGAATAAATAATGCAAACTGGCTAAGCCGTGTGGCTACAGTAGGTATATTCATAGGTGACAAAAGCTATTGGAGCAAGGGTTATGGTACCGATGCTATGAAGGTTTTGATGAAGTTTGTTTTTGAGCAGATGAATATGAATAAAGTTAAGCTGTTTGTATTTGGTTTCAACAAAAGAGCTCAAAAGTGTTATGAAAAGTGCGGCTTTAAGGCTGAAGGTATTTTAAGACAAGAACTTTTTAGGGATGGTCATTATTACGATGAAATAGCAATGGGTATTTTAAGAGAAGAGTGGATTGAAAATAAGGAGTCTTAATGGACTCCTTATTTTTATGAATATATAAATATAGGAATATAAGAATATAACAATTTAAGAAGTTAAATTTGGATTTTTGTAATAGGTAATATATAATATTGGTATTATAAAAATGAAAAGCAGGTGAATTAAATGAATAGGGAACAGCTTTTGAACATGGATTCTTTTATGCTTTTGAGCATATTAAATATGAAACTTAGAGATGAATTTGATAGCTTGGATACCTTGTGTGAAGATTTTGATATTGATAAGCAGCAAATTGATTGTAAGCTATACCAAATAGGCTATAAGTATAAGGAAAGCTTAAATCAATTTGTAGCTGTAGATGCTGAATAACAATTAAGCAGAACTTATTTGTTTAAAGGAGGATTTTGATGAACATAAATAAAATACATCACGTTGCAATAATATGTTCTGATTACGAAAAGTCTAAGGACTTTTATGTAAACATACTTGGATTTAGGGTTATTAATGAATTATTTAGAAAGGAGAGAAACTCCTATAAACTTGATTTAGCAGTTGGAGAGCATGGACAAATAGAGCTTTTTTCTTTCGATAATCCACCTGATAGACCAAGTTACCCTGAGGCAAGGGGCTTAAGACACTTAGCTTTTGAGGTGGAGGATATTGAGAAAGCTGTTAAGGAGCTTGAAAATAAAGGAGTTATAGTTGAGGCAGTAAGAATTGATGAGATAACAGGAAAGAAATTCACTTTTTTCTCTGACCCAGATAAGCTTCCCTTAGAGCTTTATGAAAAGTAGCTTTAATGCTACTTTTTACTTGAGCAAACGTTTGACATGATTTTCAGGCAAGGCTATACTTAAAATATATGCTTAGAATTAGCTTGCCTATAAACGGGAAAGCTAGCATTAATCCATAAAGAAGAGAGGTTTTAAACATGGAAAAGGCTTGGTGGAAAGAAAGCGTAGTTTATCAGATATACCCTAGAAGCTTTAAGGACAGCAATGGAGATGGAATTGGAGATTTAAATGGTATAATTGAAAAACTGGATTACTTAAAGGAGCTTGGCATAGATGTCATATGGCTGTCTCCTGTTTATAAATCCCCTAACGACGATAATGGTTATGATATAAGCGATTATAAAGATATAATGACTGAGTTTGGCACAATGAAAGACTTTAATACATTGCTTCAGGAAGCTCATAAAAGAGGACTTAAGATATTAATGGACTTGGTAGTTAACCATACTTCAGACGAGCATCAATGGTTTGTTGAAAGTAGAAAGTCTGCTGATAATAAATACAGGGATTATTATATATGGAAAAAAGGCCACAGAAATCAGCAGCCAAATAATTGGGGCTCTGCATTTAGCGGCTCTGCGTGGCAGTATGATGAAAATACTGATATGTATTACCTTCACTTATTTTCCCCAAAACAGCCAGATTTAAATTGGGAGAATGAAACAGTAAGATATGAAGTTTACGATATGATGAAGTGGTGGATTGATAAGGGAGTAGACGGCTTTAGAATGGATGTTATAAATTTTATATCCAAAGATCAAGCTTTTCCAGATGGGGCTAAAGGAGAAGGCAGCCTATATGGAGACTTTTCAGCTCATTCCGTTAATGGACCAAGAGTCCACGAGATTTTAAAGGAAATGAACAGGGAAGTCTTATCAAAATATGATATTATGACTGTTGGAGAAACTCCAGGGGTTTCACCTAAGCAGGCGATGGAGTATGTTGGAGAAGATAGAAACGAGCTTCAAATGCTGTTCCAATTTGAGCATGTTTCTATTGGTGATGGGCCAGAGGGAAAGTGGAGCAACCTTCCAGTAAATATAGTTGAGCTTAAGAGAATTCTATCAAAGTGGCAGAAAGGACTAGAAGATGGAGGTTGGAATAGCCTTTACTGGAATAATCATGATCAGCCGAGAGTAGTATCCAGGTTTGGCGATGACAAGGAGTATTGGAAGGAATCTGCAAAGATGCTTGCAACTTGCCTGCACATGCTTCAAGGTACTCCTTACATATATCAAGGTGAAGAAATTGGAATGACAAATGTAGCTTTTGAAGCATTGGAAGACTATAGAGACATTGAAACCATAAATGCCTACGAGGAGCTTGTAAAGATAAAAGGGAAAAATCATGATGAGATAATGAAGGCTATTTATGCAAGAGGAAGAGATAATGCCCGTACCCCAATTCAATGGGACGATAGTGAAAATGCTGGCTTTACTGTAGGAACTCCTTGGATAAAGGTAAATCCAAACTATAAAAACATAAATGTTAAATCACAAGTTGATGATGAAGATTCTATTTTCAACTACTATAAAAAGCTTATAAGACTTAGAAAAGAAAATGAAATTATAGTATATGGAACTTATGATTTAATTTTTGAAGAGAGCTGTGAGATTTTTGCATACACACGTACTTTAGGAGATAAAAAGCTTCTTGTTATATGCAGCTTCAGCAAAGCTTTAATTGAATTTAAGCTTCCTGAAAATATAAAGTTCAGTAGTAAGAAATTTATTATTGGAAACTACAAAGATGTAGAAGTAGATAATATAAAAGCATTTACTCTAAAGCCATATGAGGCTAGAGTGTATTTATTAGAAAGTTAATAGTGAGTTTTTAATTTTTTATCAGCAGAGGAAAAGCTGTCTTGAATGATTATAGAAAATCATTTTAAGACGGCTTTTTTATACAGCTTTATGGCATTGTTTAAAAAATTTTAATTTATATTATGAAGCTTATTACTTTATAATAATAGTGAGAACATTTAATTTTAGGAAAGAGGTGGTTATTATAGAAGAAAGGGCAATAAGGACAAAAAAGGAATATTTGATCTTCACATTTTACTCTTTAAGTTTTATTATTTTTGGATTAATAGTAGACTCGATAAAAAATATAAAGAAGGGCATATTTAAAATAATAGAAGAACCAGATATTCTAATAACAGATTATATAGGAGTTGGAGGAATTGGAGCCACTTTTGTAAACAGTGGGATAGTGGCGTTAATATCGCTTCTTATACTCTATAAATTAAAAATTAACATTACAGGGGCTGCAACCTCAGCAATTTGGCTTATGGCTGGGTTTTCGCTCTTTGGGAAAAATGTTTTTAATATATGGTTTATTATAGCTGGTGTTTGGCTTTATTCCAGATATCAGAAGGAGAACTTTTCGAGATATGTATTTATAGCTATGTTTGGAACCAGCCTTGCTCCTTTAGTCACTCAAGTGATGTTTGGTACTGGACTTCCCCGCGTAATAAGCATCAGCTTAGGCATTATTGTAGGCCTTTTAGCGGGTTTTGTGCTTCCGCCTCTTGGAGCTTATCTAATGAGAGTTCACCAAGGCTTTAATTTATATAATGTTGGTTTTACTGCAGGTATTATTGGAACAATAACAATTTCAGTATTTAAATCCTATGGCTTTGAGATACAGTCTAGATTAATATGGACCTCTGGAAATAACCTTATACTAGGCATATTTATGTTTGTATTGTTTTCATCCATGCTAGTTATAAGTTATACTATGGATAAGCAGGTCTTTTCAAAATATAGAAAGCTGTTTAAGTATTCAGGAAGACTAGTATCAGACTTTATGATTTTAGAAGGCTTTGCACCAAGCTTATTTAATATGGGTATAAACGGAATTTTTGCAACTGCATATGTATTGATAGCAAAGGGAGACTTAAATGGACCAACTATAGGAGGAATATTAACAATTGTAGGCTTTAGTGCCTTTGGAAAGCATCTTAAAAATATGGTTCCTATATTTTTGGGGGTGTGCATAGGAAGCTTGACAAAGGTTTGGAATATTAATGACCCAACCATATTAATGGCTGCATTATTTGGAACAACTTTAGCTCCAATAGCAGGAGCTTTTGGCTGGAAATGGGGTGTGCTTGCTGGTTTCTTACATTCTTCCTTGGTATTAAATGTAGGATTTTTGCATGGGGGAGTTAATTTATACAATAACGGATTTTCGGGAGGCATAATTGCAGCAACTTTAATACCAATTATCGAAGCTTTAAGAAAGGATGAATAAA
The genomic region above belongs to Clostridium swellfunianum and contains:
- a CDS encoding GNAT family N-acetyltransferase; translation: MYYGEKVKLRAYKREDVPLACEYMNDAELKAHLGTDVPFPMTFDQELRWYESLATAKDNYNFAIEDLETGKYIGGCGINNANWLSRVATVGIFIGDKSYWSKGYGTDAMKVLMKFVFEQMNMNKVKLFVFGFNKRAQKCYEKCGFKAEGILRQELFRDGHYYDEIAMGILREEWIENKES
- a CDS encoding DUF4250 domain-containing protein encodes the protein MNREQLLNMDSFMLLSILNMKLRDEFDSLDTLCEDFDIDKQQIDCKLYQIGYKYKESLNQFVAVDAE
- the gloA2 gene encoding SMU1112c/YaeR family gloxylase I-like metalloprotein, which codes for MNINKIHHVAIICSDYEKSKDFYVNILGFRVINELFRKERNSYKLDLAVGEHGQIELFSFDNPPDRPSYPEARGLRHLAFEVEDIEKAVKELENKGVIVEAVRIDEITGKKFTFFSDPDKLPLELYEK
- a CDS encoding glycoside hydrolase family 13 protein: MEKAWWKESVVYQIYPRSFKDSNGDGIGDLNGIIEKLDYLKELGIDVIWLSPVYKSPNDDNGYDISDYKDIMTEFGTMKDFNTLLQEAHKRGLKILMDLVVNHTSDEHQWFVESRKSADNKYRDYYIWKKGHRNQQPNNWGSAFSGSAWQYDENTDMYYLHLFSPKQPDLNWENETVRYEVYDMMKWWIDKGVDGFRMDVINFISKDQAFPDGAKGEGSLYGDFSAHSVNGPRVHEILKEMNREVLSKYDIMTVGETPGVSPKQAMEYVGEDRNELQMLFQFEHVSIGDGPEGKWSNLPVNIVELKRILSKWQKGLEDGGWNSLYWNNHDQPRVVSRFGDDKEYWKESAKMLATCLHMLQGTPYIYQGEEIGMTNVAFEALEDYRDIETINAYEELVKIKGKNHDEIMKAIYARGRDNARTPIQWDDSENAGFTVGTPWIKVNPNYKNINVKSQVDDEDSIFNYYKKLIRLRKENEIIVYGTYDLIFEESCEIFAYTRTLGDKKLLVICSFSKALIEFKLPENIKFSSKKFIIGNYKDVEVDNIKAFTLKPYEARVYLLES
- a CDS encoding DUF1576 domain-containing protein is translated as MIFTFYSLSFIIFGLIVDSIKNIKKGIFKIIEEPDILITDYIGVGGIGATFVNSGIVALISLLILYKLKINITGAATSAIWLMAGFSLFGKNVFNIWFIIAGVWLYSRYQKENFSRYVFIAMFGTSLAPLVTQVMFGTGLPRVISISLGIIVGLLAGFVLPPLGAYLMRVHQGFNLYNVGFTAGIIGTITISVFKSYGFEIQSRLIWTSGNNLILGIFMFVLFSSMLVISYTMDKQVFSKYRKLFKYSGRLVSDFMILEGFAPSLFNMGINGIFATAYVLIAKGDLNGPTIGGILTIVGFSAFGKHLKNMVPIFLGVCIGSLTKVWNINDPTILMAALFGTTLAPIAGAFGWKWGVLAGFLHSSLVLNVGFLHGGVNLYNNGFSGGIIAATLIPIIEALRKDE